Proteins encoded in a region of the Leishmania panamensis strain MHOM/PA/94/PSC-1 chromosome 15 sequence genome:
- a CDS encoding flavoprotein monooxygenase, putative (TriTrypDB/GeneDB-style sysID: LpmP.15.0720), with protein MSAQFALRGWHTTVIERSPPLQRVKDEPMPTAAAASDASTVAVDPSARLPPPLTSLSLQPYRGPLVRPHFGAASQQNSSSSAGNRDENGKAAVASSFSLAESPSLSRYGPFIELQYALLTRRALDALEAAGVRLHALRHLGVKVHGVMDHPGAYNSWITAGLTEYHPFAVSMLSMDLFQLRRLLEEHVTHSLPSTNLQIFHEHVIEAVYPLRQKFVVRPWASSSLAKQRTESPVSSSMLSSTEAGRTAQLVAEARQPRRIPHTSLTLSARKWEKKFADDAVDYDLLVSAEGVNSHLRDLVDVEGFMADVDMGVRWCLLRSDQLSHGHVHRWLHRRRTSAITSAQSYHIQTAYQVPLTLAFPRVEGSNLFSVMVYAPRGELAGLDDVEMLRHYLPDLAYSSSPPAAELRSFVADAQPYPTVYCEQLHNTVGLPSAVLVGDAAHTCNPFWMQGLALGLEDGTNLLNQVDAYSRHFYDAVKQYSDERGSSGDALRELTDKCLYYERRKHVSPFIRFQNSYQHFMNICMPRGWNTLYEGSVNHVYSRSIEEMLNSRGYTSYDYAEKQQAKHRLFYHLGRLYT; from the coding sequence ATGTCAGCCCAGTTCGCTCTGCGCGGATGGCACACAACAGTGATCGAGCGCAGCCCACCCTTGCAGCGAGTAAAGGATGAGCCGATGccgactgcggcagcagcgagcgacGCGTCCACGGTTGCGGTGGACCCCTCCGCTAGGCTTCCTCCGCCGCTCACCTCACTTTCCCTCCAACCCTATCGTGGTCCGCTCGTGCGCCCTCACTTCGGCGCAGCCTCTCAGCAGaacagtagcagcagtgccggcaACCGTGATGAGAACGGCaaggctgctgttgcttccTCCTTCAGCCTGGCAGAGTCGCCCTCGCTGTCGCGGTACGGTCCCTTCATCGAGCTGCAGTACGCACTGCTAACACGCCGCGCCCTGGACGCACTAGAGGCGGCAGGAGTGCGACTCCACGCCCTCCGCCACTTGGGCGTCAAGGTACACGGCGTGATGGACCACCCCGGTGCCTACAACAGCTGGATCACTGCCGGCCTCACGGAGTATCACCCGTTTGCAGTCAGCATGCTCTCGATGGATTTGTTTCAACTGCGCCgactgctggaggagcatGTTACGCACAGTCTGCCGTCAACAAACCTGCAGATCTTTCACGAGCACGTCATCGAGGCAGTCTACCCTCTGCGCCAGAAGTTTGTGGTGCGTCCGTGGGCGAGCAGCTCTTTGGCGAAGCAGCGGACGGAGTCCCCCGTCAGCTCCTCGATGTTATCTTCGACTGAAGCGGGTCGTACCGCGCAGCTTGTCGCTGAGGCCCGCCAACCTCGGCGCATCCCACACACCAGCCTGACCCTCAGTGCCCGGAAGTGGGAGAAGAAGTTCGCCGACGACGCGGTGGACTACGACCTGCTTGTGTCAGCCGAAGGTGTCAACTCACACTTACGAGACCTCGTGGATGTGGAGGGATTCATGGCGGATGTGGACATGGGTGTCCGCTGGTGTCTCCTCCGTAGCGACCAGCTCAGTCACGGGCACGTGCACCGCTGgctgcaccgtcgccgcacaTCGGCCATCACGTCGGCGCAATCCTACCACATCCAGACGGCGTACCAGGTGCCTctcaccctcgcctttcCGCGTGTTGAGGGGAGCAACCTCTTTTCTGTCATGGTGTACGCCCCGAGGGGTGAATTAGCGGGCCTTGACGACGTCGAGATGCTCCGGCACTACCTTCCAGACCTCGCCTACTCCTCGTCTCCGCCGGCCGCTGAGTTGCGCTCCTTCGTCGCCGACGCGCAGCCCTACCCCACTGTCTACTGTGAGCAGCTACACAACACAGTGGGGCTTCCCTCCGCCGTCCTGGtgggcgatgcggcgcacacGTGTAATCCCTTCTGGATGCAGGGCCTCGCTCTAGGCCTCGAGGATGGCACGAACCTGCTGAATCAGGTGGACGCCTACTCCCGACACTTCTACGACGCCGTGAAGCAGTACAGCGACgagcgtggcagcagcggcgacgcgctGCGTGAGCTAACGGACAAGTGCCTCTACTACGAGCGCCGCAAGCACGTGAGCCCGTTTATCCGCTTCCAGAATTCCTACCAGCACTTCATGAACATCTGCATGCCCCGTGGCTGGAACACGCTCTACGAAGGCTCTGTCAACCACGTCTATTCACGCAGCATCGAGGAGATGTTGAACAGCCGCGGGTACACCTCGTACGACTACGCTGAAAAGCAGCAGGCGAAGCATCGCCTCTTTTACCACCTGGGACGCCTGTAcacgtga